The following are encoded in a window of Kitasatospora fiedleri genomic DNA:
- a CDS encoding helix-turn-helix domain-containing protein: MPFKIHLPVHLLMELQVIASRIKSLREDRGWTQEDLVERTGLHRNTIGRMEAGGQAPSLAAYLVVADALGVPAWRLFRDEDEPEAE; encoded by the coding sequence GTGCCATTCAAGATCCACTTGCCCGTACACCTGCTGATGGAACTGCAGGTGATCGCCAGCCGCATCAAGTCCTTACGAGAGGACCGCGGCTGGACCCAAGAAGACCTCGTCGAGCGCACGGGCCTGCACCGGAACACGATCGGCCGCATGGAAGCCGGAGGGCAGGCTCCGTCCCTGGCCGCCTACCTCGTCGTCGCCGACGCGCTCGGCGTTCCCGCCTGGCGCCTGTTCCGCGACGAGGACGAGCCGGAGGCCGAGTAG
- a CDS encoding ECF transporter S component, with amino-acid sequence MTAAVRAVRVPLRARAVIAGAAFAGLVAFTWPFVVAPGRFGSAYAPPLIFGALLVLILAVVVSEIASGGIDAKALAMLGVLSAVNAGLRPLGAGTAGVETVFFLLVLAGRVFGPGFGFTLGCTSLFASALLTGGVGPWMPYQMFGCAFVGLIAGLLPRLGGRAEVLLLAGYGALSGYLFGFLLNLSFWPFSLDPHSSIAYLPGLPFTEQWHRYLLFDLATSLGWDTGRAVTTALAVLLAGPAVLAVFRRAARRAAFEAPVAFVPGTITAAGRSAR; translated from the coding sequence ATGACCGCCGCCGTCCGGGCCGTCCGCGTCCCGCTCCGGGCCCGGGCCGTGATCGCGGGCGCCGCCTTCGCCGGCCTGGTGGCCTTCACCTGGCCGTTCGTCGTCGCACCGGGCCGCTTCGGGTCCGCGTACGCGCCGCCGCTGATCTTCGGCGCGCTGCTGGTGCTGATCCTGGCCGTGGTGGTCTCGGAGATCGCCTCGGGCGGCATCGACGCCAAGGCGCTGGCCATGCTGGGCGTGCTCTCCGCCGTCAACGCGGGCCTGCGCCCGCTCGGCGCCGGGACCGCGGGCGTGGAGACCGTCTTCTTCCTGCTCGTCCTGGCCGGCCGGGTCTTCGGCCCCGGCTTCGGCTTCACCCTCGGCTGCACCTCGCTGTTCGCCTCCGCCCTGCTCACCGGCGGCGTCGGCCCGTGGATGCCGTACCAGATGTTCGGCTGCGCGTTCGTCGGCCTGATCGCGGGCCTGTTGCCCCGGCTGGGCGGCCGGGCCGAGGTGCTGCTGCTGGCCGGGTACGGGGCGCTGTCCGGCTACCTGTTCGGCTTCCTGCTGAACCTCTCGTTCTGGCCGTTCTCCCTCGACCCGCACAGCTCGATCGCCTACCTGCCGGGCCTGCCGTTCACCGAGCAGTGGCACCGCTACCTGCTGTTCGACCTGGCCACCTCGCTCGGCTGGGACACCGGCCGCGCCGTCACCACCGCGCTGGCCGTGCTGCTCGCGGGCCCGGCCGTGCTCGCCGTCTTCCGCCGCGCCGCCCGCCGCGCCGCCTTCGAGGCACCGGTCGCGTTCGTCCCGGGCACCATCACCGCAGCGGGGAGGTCGGCACGGTGA